The Pelosinus sp. IPA-1 genome contains a region encoding:
- a CDS encoding DEAD/DEAH box helicase: MADFSSLGIRPEINAILAQNGITVPTDIQIQAIPVLLAGKDVVGQSQTGTGKTLAFVLPILEKIEVNKPIVQALIITPTRELALQITQEVTKLADKLGVQVLSVYGGQDVDRQIKKLKSGAQIVIGTPGRLMDHLRRKTIYLSGVSKLVLDEADQMLHMGFLDDVEELVRQTSPKRQTMLFSATMPSKVRGLADRYMRKPVDIRVQTSNITLDEIKQIMVEVPEPEKMAKLCTMIDEYRPYLAIVFCHTKQRATAVNMALSQKGYDTDELHGDLSQAKREQVMRRFREAKIQILVATDIAARGLDVEGITHVFNYDIPHDVDSYIHRIGRTGRAGQTGMAITLIDPHEQPYVRLIEQGISASIEKHKVSGQRVISKDKRRVFQEKGEEKTKVRVEKKENPFILGKPEKKKPVGHSGANIRSRRKPKDTEKSNQQFQGKSKGKKK, translated from the coding sequence ATGGCTGATTTTAGTTCCCTAGGTATTAGACCCGAAATTAATGCTATATTGGCACAAAACGGTATTACCGTACCCACAGATATACAAATACAGGCGATTCCGGTTTTACTGGCAGGTAAGGATGTTGTCGGACAATCTCAAACAGGTACAGGAAAAACTTTGGCATTTGTTTTGCCAATTTTAGAAAAAATTGAAGTGAATAAACCCATCGTACAAGCTTTAATCATTACTCCAACGAGAGAATTAGCCCTTCAAATTACGCAGGAAGTAACCAAATTGGCGGATAAGCTAGGAGTTCAGGTATTATCTGTATATGGTGGGCAAGATGTAGATCGACAAATCAAGAAATTAAAAAGTGGTGCTCAAATTGTAATAGGTACTCCTGGTCGCTTAATGGATCATTTACGACGCAAAACTATTTATCTTTCAGGGGTAAGTAAGCTAGTATTAGATGAAGCGGATCAAATGCTACATATGGGATTTTTGGATGATGTGGAGGAATTAGTTCGTCAGACATCCCCCAAACGACAAACGATGCTCTTTTCAGCAACTATGCCCTCTAAGGTTCGTGGACTTGCAGATCGTTATATGCGAAAACCCGTTGACATTCGGGTACAAACCTCTAATATTACATTAGACGAAATCAAACAGATCATGGTAGAGGTTCCAGAACCGGAAAAGATGGCAAAGCTATGTACCATGATTGACGAATATCGCCCTTACTTGGCTATCGTTTTTTGTCATACAAAGCAGCGTGCCACGGCCGTGAATATGGCCCTTTCGCAGAAAGGGTATGATACAGATGAACTTCATGGAGATTTGTCTCAGGCAAAGCGTGAGCAGGTTATGAGACGTTTTCGTGAGGCGAAAATTCAGATCTTAGTAGCAACGGATATTGCGGCTAGAGGATTGGATGTAGAAGGAATTACTCATGTATTTAATTATGATATTCCACATGATGTTGATAGCTACATTCATCGTATTGGACGAACAGGACGTGCAGGACAAACTGGTATGGCAATTACTCTTATCGATCCTCATGAGCAGCCTTATGTGCGCCTCATTGAACAAGGGATCAGTGCATCCATTGAGAAACATAAAGTAAGTGGTCAAAGAGTAATTAGTAAAGATAAGAGAAGAGTTTTCCAAGAAAAGGGAGAAGAAAAAACAAAAGTACGAGTAGAAAAGAAGGAAAATCCATTTATCCTAGGAAAACCAGAGAAAAAAAAGCCAGTCGGTCACAGTGGGGCTAATATCAGAAGCCGACGTAAACCAAAGGATACTGAGAAGTCCAATCAGCAGTTCCAAGGCAAAAGCAAAGGCAAAAAAAAGTAG
- a CDS encoding VOC family protein: MNFKFAHNNLNVLDLKKSMEFYEKALGLVETARREKENFTLVFLGDNQTPHKLELTWLKDRTTSYNLGDNEIHLAFITDDMEKAHALHKEMDCICYENKAMGIYFIQDPDGYWLEIVPQR, from the coding sequence ATGAATTTTAAATTTGCTCATAACAATCTAAATGTTTTAGATTTGAAAAAAAGCATGGAGTTTTACGAAAAAGCTCTGGGACTTGTAGAAACAGCAAGACGTGAAAAGGAAAATTTCACCCTTGTTTTTTTGGGCGATAACCAAACACCACATAAGCTAGAATTAACTTGGTTGAAAGATCGAACTACTTCCTATAACCTAGGGGACAATGAAATCCATCTTGCCTTTATTACCGATGATATGGAAAAAGCTCATGCGTTACATAAAGAAATGGATTGTATTTGCTATGAAAATAAGGCAATGGGTATTTATTTTATCCAAGATCCAGATGGATACTGGCTAGAAATAGTGCCTCAAAGATAA
- a CDS encoding HD domain-containing phosphohydrolase — protein MIKAKTKELKPGDIIAEHILNPEGQVLLAAGTTLSEKTISLLALWGVHEIRLREEKDTDDDLRLSLQFDEIIAKNSQLFDKIKTIAETEPTEITSIFNEKSSQQYGDISHKFSKILLDLKESKDITSLTVIANIICKYATTTTGVLAYTLQREITADRHENLINHSMSVAIISAKIAKLLGYSEDAIHTIVLGALIHDIGKIQLPDNIFSKDDCKSLEEQSLYQGHVQAGYDLVKSLGLPREATLILLHHHEYLDGSGFPLHLSAAKIHPYAQIVGYANLFDSLLHEKGTTPDFFAIRTKLTQEGATKFNTAIIDIFDHYLESFDFNLNVELNDGRKAEIIYNHPFFMSLVVRTDNGQFIDLSKNKDVFIAKLTL, from the coding sequence ATGATTAAAGCCAAAACAAAAGAGCTAAAACCCGGCGATATAATCGCAGAACACATTTTAAACCCAGAAGGGCAAGTTCTACTAGCAGCAGGCACTACTCTCTCTGAGAAAACAATTTCACTGCTAGCATTATGGGGAGTGCATGAAATTCGGTTACGTGAAGAAAAGGACACCGATGATGATTTACGCTTATCTCTACAATTCGATGAAATCATCGCAAAGAACAGCCAACTCTTTGACAAAATAAAAACAATCGCAGAAACGGAACCAACTGAAATAACCTCTATTTTTAATGAGAAATCCTCACAACAATATGGTGATATTAGCCACAAATTCTCAAAGATCTTATTAGACCTTAAAGAATCGAAAGACATTACCTCATTGACAGTGATCGCCAACATTATCTGCAAATATGCGACAACAACAACAGGCGTACTTGCCTATACCTTGCAGCGGGAAATTACTGCTGACCGACATGAGAACTTAATCAATCATAGTATGTCTGTCGCGATTATTTCTGCAAAGATAGCTAAGTTGTTAGGTTATTCAGAGGATGCCATCCATACCATTGTGTTAGGTGCCTTAATCCACGATATAGGTAAAATACAATTACCGGACAATATCTTTAGTAAAGATGATTGCAAATCTTTAGAAGAGCAGTCCCTTTACCAAGGACATGTACAAGCTGGCTACGATTTAGTGAAAAGTCTAGGCCTCCCGCGAGAAGCAACTCTCATCTTGTTACATCATCACGAATACCTAGATGGTAGTGGTTTTCCGCTACACTTGTCTGCCGCCAAAATTCATCCTTATGCACAAATTGTTGGGTATGCGAATCTCTTTGATTCTTTACTCCATGAAAAAGGTACAACTCCTGACTTTTTTGCAATTCGTACCAAGTTAACACAAGAAGGTGCAACGAAATTCAATACAGCTATCATCGATATTTTTGATCATTACTTGGAAAGCTTTGATTTTAATTTAAATGTAGAACTAAACGATGGGCGCAAGGCGGAAATTATTTATAATCATCCTTTCTTTATGTCTCTTGTCGTCCGTACAGATAATGGTCAATTTATTGATTTAAGCAAAAATAAAGATGTATTTATTGCAAAGTTAACTTTATAA
- a CDS encoding alkaline phosphatase family protein, protein MSRWEELIKNIQQDVKLFLFILGVFCLFRIGFITVLNSYISEATTLKDIFLALYYGIRISLKSAGLVALTSFAFCTILTLFIKKDKVKHVRYILGSVYIAILSLLFYARIPYYEQFHMGFNQLLFNTFNDDVTAIFHTLVQEYNLPIRLVMTGLTGLFLSQALKALLRTKTFELPRFSTWYKNIAFRVSLLVLIYYIVIFVRFGGSMTYAYNIDWENSGVTKDEFLNEAILDDVQALYRAYTLHERVTASTGLDMDPGRMVEYGNYLAGHQVDSQNVDDFLKKEAQGTKIKKPQHVFLIIGESYANWPLLPQYKDLNIANGIRNIISKEDAAYVPTFLPNGMSTISGIMGITTGLAEANLYLTYLPESYKEPYSTALAPQMKNLGYKPRFWYAGPTSWERVKDFTLAQGFEEFYGMGDIESQSGNVWGCDDKYLFKAVAAGIDDPRPTFDVIMNISNHAPYTVDLEKEGFDQDSVIRGLPDKLKEDKELIKKLGHFWYADKVMAEFIEEMKQKYPDSLFLIVGDHADRLNIQLNPSLYERYAIPFIVYGKGITKDIFPKQVSGSHINVAPTLLELLSPQGSVYHSLGNSLTRGNDIGFNYGLWVTHDSIGRIGNESAESVTGTQPEEPPDLALIQKDIDARRAMSWWRVKNGKNMNAKE, encoded by the coding sequence GTGTCAAGGTGGGAAGAGTTAATTAAAAATATTCAACAAGATGTTAAATTATTTTTATTTATATTAGGAGTTTTTTGTTTATTTCGTATTGGCTTTATTACGGTTTTAAACTCTTATATTAGTGAGGCGACTACGCTTAAAGATATATTTTTAGCCTTATATTATGGCATACGGATAAGTTTGAAAAGTGCAGGTTTAGTGGCACTTACATCCTTTGCGTTTTGTACAATTCTTACTTTATTTATAAAGAAGGATAAAGTAAAACATGTTCGCTATATCCTAGGTTCCGTTTATATTGCAATACTAAGCCTTTTGTTTTATGCAAGAATTCCTTATTATGAACAGTTTCACATGGGGTTTAACCAACTATTATTTAATACCTTCAATGATGATGTGACCGCAATTTTTCATACGTTAGTCCAAGAATACAATCTACCCATTCGCCTTGTCATGACTGGGCTGACGGGATTATTTTTATCCCAAGCATTAAAAGCATTACTCCGTACCAAGACATTTGAATTGCCGCGTTTTTCTACATGGTATAAAAATATTGCCTTTCGTGTATCCCTGCTGGTTCTTATTTATTATATTGTAATATTTGTGCGTTTTGGTGGAAGTATGACTTATGCCTATAATATTGACTGGGAAAATTCAGGGGTTACAAAGGATGAATTCCTAAATGAAGCCATTTTAGACGATGTGCAAGCATTATACCGTGCGTATACCCTTCATGAACGGGTAACTGCATCTACCGGACTGGACATGGACCCAGGGCGAATGGTAGAGTATGGTAATTATTTGGCTGGTCATCAGGTTGATTCACAAAATGTAGATGATTTTCTAAAGAAAGAGGCCCAAGGGACAAAAATTAAAAAGCCACAGCATGTATTTTTGATAATTGGGGAAAGTTATGCAAACTGGCCTTTGCTGCCGCAATATAAAGATTTGAACATCGCAAATGGGATCAGAAACATTATAAGCAAAGAAGATGCTGCTTACGTGCCCACATTCTTGCCCAATGGTATGAGTACGATCTCTGGGATTATGGGAATTACTACAGGATTAGCGGAGGCTAATCTATATCTGACTTACTTGCCTGAATCTTATAAAGAGCCTTACTCCACAGCCCTTGCACCACAAATGAAGAACTTAGGATATAAGCCTAGGTTTTGGTATGCAGGACCGACTTCTTGGGAACGAGTTAAGGATTTTACCTTGGCCCAAGGTTTTGAAGAGTTTTATGGTATGGGCGATATAGAGAGTCAGTCTGGGAATGTATGGGGCTGCGATGACAAGTATTTATTTAAAGCTGTTGCCGCAGGAATCGATGATCCTCGCCCCACTTTTGATGTGATTATGAATATTTCGAATCATGCTCCTTATACTGTGGATTTAGAGAAGGAAGGGTTTGATCAGGATAGCGTGATTAGGGGCTTACCTGATAAATTAAAGGAAGATAAAGAACTCATTAAAAAATTAGGACATTTTTGGTATGCAGATAAGGTTATGGCCGAATTTATTGAGGAAATGAAGCAAAAATATCCAGATAGTTTGTTTCTCATCGTAGGTGATCATGCGGACCGTTTGAATATCCAATTAAATCCTAGTCTTTATGAACGCTATGCCATTCCTTTTATTGTCTATGGAAAAGGCATTACTAAAGATATTTTTCCCAAGCAGGTATCAGGTAGCCATATTAATGTAGCGCCAACCTTGCTTGAATTACTTTCCCCCCAAGGTTCTGTGTATCATTCCCTAGGGAATAGTTTGACGCGAGGCAATGATATCGGCTTTAATTACGGACTTTGGGTTACTCACGATTCAATCGGGAGAATAGGAAATGAGAGTGCGGAAAGTGTGACGGGGACACAGCCTGAAGAGCCTCCTGATTTAGCTCTTATCCAGAAAGATATTGATGCCCGAAGGGCGATGTCCTGGTGGCGAGTTAAAAACGGGAAAAATATGAATGCTAAAGAATGA
- a CDS encoding YwbE family protein, with translation MNGTERKNIRPGTKVKIVQKQDQRTGRLTEGVVKDLLTNSAIHPRGIKVRLVNGIVGRVQEIVG, from the coding sequence ATGAATGGGACAGAACGAAAAAATATTAGACCGGGTACGAAAGTGAAAATTGTGCAAAAACAAGATCAACGTACCGGGCGGTTAACGGAAGGTGTAGTAAAAGATCTTTTGACTAATAGCGCGATTCATCCTCGGGGCATAAAAGTTCGTCTAGTGAATGGTATCGTAGGTAGGGTGCAAGAGATCGTTGGTTAA
- a CDS encoding poly-beta-1,6-N-acetyl-D-glucosamine biosynthesis protein PgaD, which produces MDYILVTKSRKDRRNKKKAVSRKLFFQGLKSLFVLLAWAFLVYLFQPFITAVVWWQGYQRLLLGKATAVAAVVKVFTMIEYVVCLGVLLFLAMLSWQEWKKWHSLHLVENDVVKK; this is translated from the coding sequence GTGGACTATATATTGGTTACCAAATCAAGAAAAGATCGAAGAAACAAAAAGAAGGCAGTTAGCAGAAAACTATTTTTTCAGGGGCTAAAATCTCTCTTTGTTCTGTTGGCGTGGGCATTTTTAGTATATTTATTCCAACCGTTTATTACTGCTGTAGTATGGTGGCAAGGATATCAGCGACTACTACTAGGGAAAGCCACTGCTGTAGCCGCCGTAGTAAAAGTATTTACGATGATAGAATATGTCGTTTGCCTCGGAGTTTTATTATTTTTGGCCATGCTTTCCTGGCAAGAGTGGAAGAAATGGCATTCTTTACACCTTGTGGAAAACGATGTAGTAAAAAAATAA
- a CDS encoding MATE family efflux transporter, with amino-acid sequence MEQTYSLKEKTKQFTIILIPILVTQVFMCAMTFFDTMMSGHASANDLVGVAIGSSMWMPVFTGLNGILFAVVPIVAQLLGGKRKEEIPFVVIQAVYLAVAIGVVVIIGGAYAVQPILNKMELNPVAYDIAQNFLKAISFGIIPLFISTVLRSFIDTLGYTNITMLISMVALPINVLFNYVLIFGKFGFPQLGGVGAGWASAITYWCIVIISACVIQYRQPFKTYHIFSQFYRFSLSVWKEQLRIGIPIGSAIFCETSIFAVITLLMSEFSEATIAAYQVAINVAALIYMIPLSISMALTIAVGFEVGGKRYKDARQYSYIGIGIALIMAVLAALVLYFWNEQVACLYTEDVAIRNLVQQFLLYAVFFQLSDAIATPVQGSLRGYKDVRITFIMAMISYWVVGLPLGYVLAHHSWLGAFGYWIGLIVGLAFGAICLSARLVRVQRKYM; translated from the coding sequence ATGGAACAAACATATTCCTTAAAGGAAAAAACAAAACAGTTTACGATTATTTTAATTCCTATTTTGGTGACACAGGTTTTCATGTGTGCCATGACTTTCTTTGATACTATGATGTCAGGACATGCTAGTGCAAATGATTTGGTAGGCGTTGCCATTGGCTCAAGTATGTGGATGCCTGTTTTCACAGGGCTAAACGGAATTCTATTTGCAGTGGTTCCCATCGTTGCTCAACTTCTTGGTGGCAAACGAAAAGAGGAAATTCCCTTTGTTGTAATTCAAGCTGTATATCTAGCTGTAGCGATAGGAGTCGTTGTAATAATTGGTGGTGCCTATGCTGTCCAGCCTATTTTGAATAAGATGGAGCTTAATCCTGTAGCCTATGATATTGCGCAAAATTTTTTGAAAGCTATTTCTTTTGGTATTATACCTTTGTTTATATCGACAGTGCTTCGCTCGTTCATTGATACCTTGGGTTATACAAACATAACGATGCTAATTTCTATGGTTGCCTTACCAATTAACGTCTTATTTAACTATGTACTTATTTTTGGCAAGTTTGGTTTTCCACAGTTAGGTGGTGTAGGGGCTGGATGGGCTTCAGCAATTACTTATTGGTGCATTGTTATCATCAGTGCCTGCGTCATACAGTACCGGCAGCCGTTTAAGACCTACCATATATTTAGTCAGTTTTATCGATTCTCTCTTTCTGTATGGAAAGAACAGCTTAGAATTGGGATACCAATTGGTAGTGCTATTTTTTGTGAAACGAGTATCTTTGCAGTGATTACCCTGCTTATGAGTGAATTTAGCGAAGCCACCATTGCTGCTTATCAGGTAGCGATTAATGTTGCGGCCCTTATCTATATGATACCTTTGAGCATTTCCATGGCATTAACCATTGCCGTTGGGTTTGAAGTAGGAGGTAAAAGATACAAAGATGCTAGGCAGTATAGTTATATTGGGATTGGTATCGCATTGATTATGGCTGTGCTTGCTGCTCTAGTCTTATATTTTTGGAATGAGCAGGTAGCCTGTTTATATACAGAAGATGTAGCAATTCGTAATCTTGTACAACAATTTTTACTATATGCAGTATTTTTTCAATTGTCTGATGCAATTGCTACACCAGTACAAGGATCGTTACGAGGTTATAAAGATGTACGCATTACATTTATTATGGCGATGATTTCTTACTGGGTTGTAGGTTTGCCCCTCGGATATGTCTTAGCGCATCATTCCTGGCTAGGAGCTTTTGGTTATTGGATTGGATTGATTGTTGGTTTAGCTTTTGGCGCGATATGTCTATCAGCACGATTAGT